The following are from one region of the Lujinxingia vulgaris genome:
- a CDS encoding universal stress protein encodes MKILLATDLSLEAESAARWALDLRERILATERSASLSALYVAPPEHYSANAGERLAENPDINARQTHQVREWLRTLSPHTDDIDILLEEGKPATVITNYCTTHQVDWLVLGTSGAGAISRAMLGSTAMKLVHRAPCKTVLVQPDHATLSEPPGLSVALDFMPGSQAALFSAAHLAHLTGAQLDLVHILHDTPTPTLNTGLVNYLSPQDIDQLTERTRECLIELGVEVKTLYPELTFESHVYAGPTVATLTQHCETHSVDLLILGKKSRSALQDRALGSIASAMARKHPTSLMLVPPEDHLDR; translated from the coding sequence ATGAAGATCCTCCTGGCCACCGACCTCTCCCTGGAAGCCGAAAGCGCCGCACGCTGGGCCCTCGATCTGCGCGAGCGCATCCTCGCCACCGAGCGCTCCGCCTCGCTGAGCGCCCTCTACGTCGCTCCGCCCGAGCACTACTCCGCCAACGCCGGAGAGCGACTCGCGGAGAACCCCGATATCAACGCCCGCCAGACCCACCAGGTCCGCGAGTGGCTGCGCACCTTAAGTCCGCATACCGACGACATCGACATTCTGCTCGAAGAGGGCAAACCGGCCACCGTCATCACCAACTACTGCACCACACACCAGGTCGACTGGCTTGTGCTCGGCACCAGCGGCGCCGGCGCCATCAGCCGCGCGATGCTCGGCTCCACCGCCATGAAGCTCGTTCACCGCGCCCCCTGCAAAACCGTGCTCGTGCAGCCCGATCACGCCACCTTAAGCGAGCCGCCCGGCCTGAGCGTCGCCCTCGACTTTATGCCCGGCTCCCAGGCCGCCCTCTTCAGCGCCGCCCACCTGGCGCACCTCACCGGCGCGCAGCTTGATCTCGTGCACATTCTCCACGACACCCCCACCCCCACGCTCAACACGGGCCTGGTCAACTACCTCTCTCCTCAAGACATCGATCAGCTCACCGAGCGCACCCGCGAATGCCTCATCGAGCTCGGCGTCGAGGTCAAAACCCTCTACCCCGAGCTGACCTTCGAGTCGCATGTCTACGCCGGCCCCACCGTCGCCACCCTCACCCAACACTGTGAGACCCACTCGGTCGACCTGCTCATCCTTGGAAAAAAGAGCCGCTCCGCCCTTCAGGACCGCGCTTTGGGCTCCATCGCCAGCGCCATGGCCCGAAAGCACCCCACCTCCCTGATGCTCGTGCCCCCCGAAGATCACCTCGATCGCTGA
- a CDS encoding protein kinase domain-containing protein: MSRLESIGLGGRDTTLRHQLVRNLVLLTLLTAGAVALVFLIGSYRAVEELSEQAIDQAVERADAELDRFFVPVSTQLEVLADWGTGGELSLAEDDVEAMNARLMPVLRRLNQVTSVLYADAEGREYLLLEQGGGWVNRLVDRKARGEVVRWVRRDADGKVVERWEEKSDYETRKRPWYIGAMSAGKRQVHWTEPYTFFTTKDPGITASTRFEAPDGGAQVVALDVMLSDVSAFSTGIRPTERGYVAVLAGDETVMGLPARGRYEAEEAIRADVLKSTSELGLWELQEALKTWREDGSGQGLVEVRAAGERYWAGFRSVALGQRELTIATMVPRSDFTGVIERQRNVTLGLTLLALGLAVLVGVRTSRSYRRRFEQVIDAAQRLGQYTLETKIGEGGMGTVYRARHAMLQRPTAVKLLKGELYDRESVRRFEREVQLTCKLTHPNTITIFDYGRTTEGVFYYAMELLDGVTLLELINYCGPFDEGRTIFLLRQVCGALAEAHEAGLIHRDIKPGNIVVGDRGGLGDFVKVLDFGLVKDIHAPREVQLTGQDILQGSPGFMAPEVILGQGADDVRVDIFAMGAVAYVLLTGQNPYEDSSAVKVMLKQINEDPPRPSEVLGRVIDADLEDLVMQCLSRKAAERPATMRELAEALEACGASARWDAAQAKAWWERHGAKLVPAAKAVASESDDESGELAMQVTLEVEAPRESQKMARRSGADAPAEHV, from the coding sequence ATGAGCCGTCTGGAGAGCATCGGTTTGGGGGGGCGAGATACGACGTTGCGGCACCAGCTGGTGCGCAACCTCGTCTTGCTCACCCTGCTGACGGCCGGGGCGGTGGCGCTGGTGTTTTTGATCGGCTCGTACCGGGCGGTCGAGGAGCTCTCGGAGCAGGCGATTGACCAGGCGGTGGAGCGGGCGGATGCCGAGCTCGACCGCTTTTTTGTGCCGGTCTCCACCCAGCTGGAGGTGCTGGCGGACTGGGGCACAGGCGGGGAGTTGAGCCTCGCTGAAGATGATGTTGAGGCGATGAACGCGCGGTTGATGCCGGTGCTGCGCAGGCTCAATCAGGTCACCTCGGTGCTCTACGCCGACGCCGAGGGGCGCGAATATCTCTTGCTGGAGCAGGGGGGGGGCTGGGTCAATCGCCTGGTGGATCGCAAGGCCCGCGGGGAGGTGGTGCGCTGGGTGCGTCGCGACGCCGATGGCAAGGTGGTGGAGCGCTGGGAGGAGAAGAGCGACTACGAGACGCGCAAGCGGCCCTGGTATATCGGGGCGATGTCTGCGGGTAAGCGTCAGGTGCATTGGACCGAGCCGTACACCTTTTTTACGACGAAAGATCCGGGCATCACCGCCTCGACGCGTTTTGAGGCTCCCGATGGGGGCGCGCAGGTGGTGGCGCTGGATGTGATGCTCAGCGATGTTTCGGCCTTCTCCACCGGCATTCGCCCCACCGAGCGCGGGTATGTCGCCGTGCTCGCCGGCGATGAGACGGTGATGGGCCTGCCGGCGCGGGGGCGTTATGAGGCTGAGGAGGCGATCCGGGCCGATGTGCTCAAGTCGACCTCGGAGCTTGGGCTGTGGGAGCTTCAGGAGGCGCTCAAGACCTGGCGAGAGGATGGAAGCGGGCAGGGGCTTGTGGAGGTGCGGGCTGCTGGCGAGCGCTACTGGGCAGGGTTTCGCTCGGTGGCGCTGGGGCAGCGCGAGCTGACGATCGCCACGATGGTGCCGCGCTCGGACTTTACCGGGGTGATCGAGCGGCAGCGCAACGTCACGCTGGGGCTGACGCTGCTGGCGCTGGGGCTTGCGGTGCTGGTGGGGGTGCGGACCTCGCGCTCGTATCGGCGCCGCTTTGAGCAGGTGATCGACGCGGCGCAGCGCCTGGGGCAGTACACCCTGGAGACGAAGATTGGCGAGGGGGGGATGGGCACGGTGTACCGCGCCCGCCACGCGATGCTGCAGCGGCCCACGGCGGTGAAGTTGCTCAAAGGGGAGCTCTACGACCGGGAGTCGGTGCGGCGTTTTGAGCGGGAGGTGCAGCTGACGTGCAAGCTGACGCATCCCAACACGATCACGATTTTTGATTACGGTCGGACCACCGAGGGCGTCTTTTATTATGCGATGGAGCTGCTCGACGGGGTGACGCTTCTGGAGCTCATCAACTACTGCGGGCCGTTCGATGAGGGGCGCACGATTTTTCTGTTGCGCCAGGTGTGCGGGGCGCTTGCTGAGGCGCATGAGGCGGGGCTGATTCACCGGGATATCAAGCCGGGCAATATTGTGGTCGGCGATCGCGGGGGGCTGGGGGATTTTGTCAAAGTGCTGGATTTCGGGCTGGTGAAAGACATTCACGCCCCGCGCGAGGTTCAACTGACAGGTCAGGACATCCTCCAGGGCTCGCCGGGCTTTATGGCGCCGGAGGTGATTCTGGGGCAGGGGGCCGATGATGTGCGCGTGGACATCTTTGCGATGGGGGCGGTGGCCTATGTGCTGTTGACCGGGCAGAACCCCTATGAGGACAGCTCGGCGGTGAAGGTGATGCTCAAGCAGATCAACGAAGATCCGCCGCGCCCCTCGGAGGTGCTGGGGCGGGTCATCGATGCGGATCTCGAAGATCTGGTGATGCAATGCTTGAGTCGAAAGGCGGCGGAACGTCCGGCGACGATGCGGGAGCTAGCCGAGGCGCTGGAGGCGTGTGGGGCCAGCGCGCGCTGGGATGCGGCGCAGGCGAAGGCGTGGTGGGAGCGCCACGGGGCGAAGCTCGTGCCGGCCGCGAAAGCGGTGGCCTCCGAGTCCGACGATGAGTCTGGCGAGCTGGCGATGCAGGTGACCCTGGAGGTGGAGGCACCTCGGGAATCGCAGAAGATGGCCAGGCGCAGCGGTGCGGACGCCCCGGCGGAGCACGTCTAG